One window from the genome of Rhodopseudomonas sp. P2A-2r encodes:
- a CDS encoding fumarylacetoacetate hydrolase family protein, producing MTASFVIAPPPQAAIAVQGDDKMFPVRRTWCVGRNYLEHIRELGNDERNPPFFFAKHADMIAPDGATIPYPTLTKDMQHEVELIVALKSGGLNIPADKALDHVWGYGVSVDLTRRDLQTISRKKEQPWEIGKSFDMSAPSGALVPAAKVGHPSKGKIWLSVNGTERQKGDLSEMIWNIAEIIAKLSLQVELGAGDVILTGTPAGVAALQPGDKVECGVDGIGTLKFAIGQPK from the coding sequence ATGACCGCATCCTTCGTTATCGCCCCTCCGCCGCAGGCCGCCATCGCCGTCCAGGGCGACGACAAGATGTTTCCGGTGCGCCGCACCTGGTGCGTCGGCCGCAACTATCTCGAGCACATCCGCGAACTCGGCAATGACGAGCGCAACCCTCCCTTCTTCTTCGCCAAGCATGCCGACATGATCGCGCCGGACGGCGCCACGATCCCCTACCCGACGCTGACCAAGGACATGCAGCACGAGGTCGAACTGATCGTGGCGCTGAAGAGCGGCGGCCTCAACATTCCCGCCGACAAGGCGCTCGACCATGTCTGGGGCTACGGCGTCAGCGTCGACCTGACCCGCCGCGACCTGCAGACCATCTCGCGCAAGAAAGAGCAGCCCTGGGAGATCGGCAAGTCGTTCGACATGTCGGCGCCATCAGGCGCGCTGGTGCCGGCTGCCAAGGTCGGCCATCCGTCGAAAGGCAAGATCTGGCTGTCGGTCAACGGCACCGAACGGCAGAAGGGCGACCTCTCCGAGATGATCTGGAACATCGCCGAGATCATCGCAAAACTGTCGCTCCAGGTCGAACTCGGCGCCGGCGACGTCATCCTCACCGGCACGCCGGCCGGCGTCGCCGCGTTGCAGCCCGGCGACAAGGTGGAATGCGGCGTCGACGGCATCGGCACGCTGAAGTTTGCCATCGGCCAGCCGAAGTAA
- a CDS encoding ABC transporter ATP-binding protein, with translation MADIPRKITDDPTGAWVVIRRLLMEQAAVHWRRYVMAFALMAISAGTTAGAAQMLGEVINQAYIDKSIPRIALFSGIVVLIFLVKGVATYGQTVILSQISNAILANNQRRLFAKLMSESIGFFSARHSSEFLARLNAGAASVTQVLSLLINAVGRDLLTLIALIGVMLMQDPYMALFGFLIAPPAMLMLRKLVKRIKGLARNQFTGTADIMETMQESLQGIRTVKAFTLEQTMLERMEASIAAVERNANKMARVSNRSSPIMETLGGLAIAGSLMYGGYAVVAMGAKPGQFFSFVTAFLLAYEPAKRLARLNIDLHSSLIGARMLLEIVDSPASEPNDDDKPALALTDARVELRDVSFRYRPNELVLNRMSFVAEPGKVTALVGPSGGGKSTVLALLLRLYEVTDGDIVIDGQSISGVSRRSLRQQTAYVGQDVYLFRGTIRENIAFGKVNASESEIVAAAKAACAHDFIMGFPLGYDTPVGEHGAQLSGGQRQRVAIARALVRNAPIILLDEATAALDSESEKSVQEAIEHLCRNRTTIVIAHRLHTIMHADAILVVEGGEIVERGRHDDLLRQSGRYASFFKLQHRDASPLAPLDAPA, from the coding sequence ATGGCCGATATTCCTCGTAAAATTACCGACGATCCCACCGGCGCCTGGGTGGTCATCCGCCGCCTGTTGATGGAACAGGCCGCCGTGCACTGGCGCCGCTATGTCATGGCGTTCGCGCTGATGGCGATCTCCGCAGGCACCACCGCCGGCGCCGCGCAAATGCTCGGCGAGGTCATCAACCAGGCCTATATCGACAAGAGCATCCCGCGCATCGCCCTGTTCTCAGGCATCGTGGTGCTGATCTTCCTGGTCAAGGGCGTGGCGACCTACGGCCAGACCGTGATCCTGTCGCAGATCAGCAATGCGATCCTCGCCAACAACCAGCGCCGGCTGTTCGCCAAGCTGATGAGCGAATCGATCGGCTTCTTCTCGGCGCGGCACTCCTCGGAATTCCTCGCCCGGCTCAACGCCGGCGCCGCTTCGGTGACGCAGGTGCTGAGCCTGCTGATCAACGCGGTCGGCCGCGACCTGCTGACGCTGATCGCCCTCATCGGCGTCATGCTGATGCAGGATCCCTATATGGCGCTGTTCGGCTTCCTGATCGCGCCGCCGGCGATGCTGATGCTGCGCAAGCTGGTGAAGCGCATCAAGGGCCTCGCCCGCAACCAGTTCACCGGCACCGCCGACATCATGGAGACCATGCAGGAATCGCTGCAGGGCATCCGCACCGTCAAGGCGTTCACGCTCGAGCAGACCATGCTGGAACGCATGGAAGCCAGCATCGCCGCGGTGGAGCGCAACGCCAACAAGATGGCGCGGGTGTCGAACCGCTCCAGCCCGATCATGGAAACGCTGGGCGGCCTGGCCATCGCCGGCTCGCTGATGTATGGCGGCTATGCCGTGGTGGCGATGGGCGCCAAGCCCGGCCAGTTCTTTTCCTTCGTCACCGCCTTCCTGCTGGCCTATGAGCCGGCCAAACGGCTGGCGCGACTCAACATCGACCTGCATTCCAGCCTGATCGGCGCCCGCATGCTGCTGGAGATCGTCGACAGCCCGGCCTCCGAACCCAATGACGACGACAAGCCGGCGCTGGCGCTCACCGACGCCCGCGTCGAACTGCGCGACGTCTCGTTCCGCTACCGGCCCAACGAGCTGGTGCTGAACCGCATGAGCTTCGTCGCCGAGCCCGGCAAGGTGACGGCGCTGGTCGGCCCGTCCGGCGGCGGCAAGTCCACGGTGCTGGCGCTGCTGCTGCGGCTTTACGAGGTCACCGACGGCGACATCGTCATCGACGGCCAGTCGATATCGGGCGTCTCGCGCCGCTCGCTGCGCCAGCAGACCGCCTATGTCGGCCAGGACGTCTATCTGTTCCGCGGCACCATCAGGGAGAACATCGCCTTCGGCAAGGTCAACGCCAGCGAGAGCGAGATCGTCGCGGCGGCCAAGGCGGCCTGCGCGCATGATTTCATCATGGGCTTTCCGCTGGGTTACGACACCCCGGTCGGCGAGCACGGCGCGCAGCTGTCCGGCGGACAGCGCCAGCGCGTCGCCATTGCCCGCGCGCTGGTCAGGAATGCGCCGATCATCCTGCTGGATGAAGCCACCGCGGCGCTGGATTCCGAATCCGAGAAGTCGGTGCAGGAAGCCATCGAGCATCTGTGCCGCAACCGCACCACCATCGTCATCGCCCATCGCCTGCACACCATCATGCATGCCGACGCCATCCTGGTGGTCGAGGGCGGCGAGATCGTCGAGCGCGGCCGCCACGACGACCTGCTGCGGCAAAGTGGCCGCTACGCCTCGTTCTTCAAGCTGCAGCACCGCGATGCCAGTCCGCTGGCGCCGCTCGATGCCCCGGCATAA